From a region of the Leptospira montravelensis genome:
- a CDS encoding tetratricopeptide repeat protein: MKAKIQILFVCFILLFLSNPIFSQTDDKETIEINAKIELEKVSRNIINALRYGKFLLADTEWKKIQSDVYKTYPEYDYLNGSLLYSRMEWQEAKESLIKALKKEPNHEAASFLLGMIYAQEDSWAEAKDTWIETNQISPYNPFYHYNLGLAYFILKDYNNAIVSLNKSLEYKANYNEAKLILAKTYLELNETEKAKVELSTILEQDSKHIQASHLMGRVVYLIEKDPKKSLTYLKNQRVLGWREKKIYARCYFEIRKWKDAENLLRPIAYSPFADEYDQSFYLNLLLNLGYDERANDFFHFIQKQSQNESKIAEAYRMLLSSREGKDLLYHYYKLRY, translated from the coding sequence ATGAAAGCTAAAATACAAATTCTATTCGTCTGTTTTATTTTGTTATTCTTATCAAATCCTATTTTTTCACAAACAGATGATAAAGAAACTATTGAAATCAATGCAAAGATTGAATTAGAAAAAGTAAGTCGAAATATCATCAATGCACTACGTTATGGAAAATTCCTTTTAGCGGATACAGAATGGAAAAAAATTCAATCTGATGTTTATAAAACTTATCCTGAATATGATTATTTAAATGGAAGTTTGTTGTATTCCCGAATGGAATGGCAAGAGGCGAAAGAAAGTTTAATCAAAGCTCTTAAAAAAGAACCAAACCATGAAGCTGCAAGTTTCCTACTAGGAATGATTTATGCTCAGGAAGATAGTTGGGCTGAAGCAAAAGATACTTGGATCGAAACCAATCAAATTTCCCCATACAATCCTTTTTATCATTACAATTTAGGACTTGCCTACTTCATTCTGAAAGACTATAACAATGCGATTGTATCCTTAAATAAATCTTTAGAATACAAAGCTAACTACAATGAAGCAAAACTCATTTTAGCAAAAACTTATTTAGAACTAAATGAAACAGAAAAAGCCAAAGTGGAACTTTCCACCATTTTGGAACAAGATTCCAAACATATCCAAGCCTCCCATTTAATGGGCCGTGTGGTCTATTTGATTGAAAAAGATCCAAAAAAATCTCTCACCTATTTAAAAAACCAAAGAGTCCTAGGTTGGAGAGAGAAAAAAATATACGCACGGTGTTACTTTGAAATTCGTAAGTGGAAAGATGCGGAAAACCTACTTCGCCCAATCGCTTACTCACCGTTTGCTGATGAATATGACCAAAGTTTTTATTTAAACTTACTTTTGAATTTAGGATATGATGAAAGAGCAAACGACTTTTTTCATTTTATCCAAAAACAATCACAAAACGAATCTAAAATTGCCGAAGCATACAGAATGTTACTCTCTTCCCGTGAGGGAAAAGATTTATTGTATCACTATTAT
- a CDS encoding spiro-SPASM protein, with protein MMNKKEYNPSFAAVYLDPKSIQFLVQNFKIELWEEFLNRLFQVFPEIPVHINSNTSLSEKLNSTSLKKGIIVHEDVSKEYEFLLKLGKLLPESKFKDPDWDEVCFLYFTGISPLLDTDLTEKAWTRHKNFFSQYSYSENLPSGLTPTIITREFLTSLPDTLTTDIHSFFLKNINQYDVDIFYKAPDLRQLRLDFRLASIRSLTLIQGLLPMRESLSYDNLLTKLKENPQFFRSAPSYLEWEIYKGCELKCTFCPREFSDITNDGSFVSLEDVKSTITKLNTELFSPITISLSGNGEPLLHPDFKNVVLEILKLNLLNELIIETALYTNTSSLLSLIEGLSPSDKEKLCVIVNVTSLNPEVYKSLYGKPELEKVLDTVDLLSQVLPNQSLHVQMIKMKEVEEEIDPYFTFFEKKGINIILQKYNTFANKLPERRVSDLTPIHRDFCWHLVRDLSLSVDGKVSICKQNQNEVIGNLYQETLNQIWQKGLDFFKHSFHGEHDKIPAPCLNCDEWYTFNA; from the coding sequence ATGATGAATAAAAAGGAATATAACCCAAGTTTTGCGGCTGTTTACTTAGACCCTAAGTCCATTCAATTTTTAGTTCAGAATTTTAAAATAGAATTGTGGGAAGAGTTTTTAAATCGTCTCTTTCAAGTTTTTCCTGAAATTCCAGTTCATATCAATTCCAATACCTCACTTTCTGAAAAATTAAATTCTACTTCCCTAAAAAAAGGAATCATTGTTCACGAAGATGTTTCTAAAGAATATGAATTTCTCCTCAAATTAGGAAAACTTTTGCCAGAGTCAAAGTTTAAAGATCCCGATTGGGACGAGGTTTGTTTTCTTTATTTCACAGGGATTTCTCCGCTTTTGGATACGGACCTCACCGAAAAAGCGTGGACCCGTCATAAAAACTTTTTTAGCCAATATTCCTATTCAGAAAACTTACCGTCAGGGCTCACACCTACAATCATAACTCGTGAATTCCTAACGTCCTTACCCGATACACTGACCACCGACATCCATTCGTTTTTCCTAAAAAATATCAACCAATACGATGTGGATATTTTTTATAAAGCACCTGACCTTCGCCAACTTCGATTAGATTTTCGTTTGGCTTCGATTCGTTCTTTAACTCTCATCCAAGGTTTGTTACCAATGAGAGAAAGTTTATCATACGACAACCTCCTTACCAAATTAAAAGAAAATCCTCAGTTTTTTCGCAGTGCACCTTCTTACTTGGAATGGGAAATTTACAAAGGTTGTGAACTTAAGTGTACATTCTGTCCAAGAGAGTTTTCTGATATAACCAATGATGGAAGTTTTGTTTCTTTAGAAGATGTAAAATCAACAATCACAAAACTGAATACAGAACTTTTTTCTCCGATTACTATCAGCCTTTCTGGGAATGGAGAACCCCTTCTCCATCCTGATTTTAAAAATGTTGTTTTGGAAATTCTAAAACTAAATTTACTGAATGAACTCATCATTGAAACAGCACTCTACACAAATACAAGCTCATTGTTGTCACTTATAGAAGGTTTAAGTCCTTCAGATAAAGAAAAACTTTGTGTCATCGTCAACGTAACCAGTTTAAATCCAGAGGTTTATAAATCCTTATATGGAAAACCAGAATTGGAAAAAGTACTAGATACGGTTGATTTACTTTCGCAAGTACTTCCTAATCAATCATTACATGTTCAAATGATCAAAATGAAAGAAGTGGAAGAAGAGATTGATCCGTATTTTACCTTCTTTGAAAAAAAAGGAATTAATATTATCTTACAAAAATACAATACATTTGCAAACAAACTACCAGAACGTCGTGTTAGTGATCTCACTCCGATTCATAGAGATTTTTGTTGGCATTTGGTGCGAGACTTATCTCTGTCCGTAGATGGAAAGGTTTCTATTTGTAAACAAAACCAAAACGAAGTCATCGGAAATTTGTACCAAGAAACACTGAATCAGATTTGGCAAAAAGGATTAGATTTTTTTAAACATAGCTTTCATGGTGAACACGATAAAATTCCTGCCCCTTGTTTGAATTGTGATGAGTGGTATACTTTCAACGCGTGA
- a CDS encoding cytidylyltransferase domain-containing protein, which translates to MSGILSTRDCFAFIQARLGSTRFPKKILKSIPEGSNTSVLCHIHNRLSSIFPQAQIVFLVPEGDTELIAFLQQRNFQYFVGSETDVRDRFRKACLHFQAKHIFRLTGDNPFIDLESIRYLYEAITYISDSYYSLSMIGLPLGMGVECFSANSLLFDLEGKALERHTEHVSLHIKEHPEIHKQFRLSPAHLHQFTDVNPSSLRITVDESKDYELVCSLWERLGTKDPYFGAKEVIQLAKDQPEVFLVNASVEQVTFSLPKPNRDSKQVRIVYGEPSLFGSGHWERCKSLSVFLEMNGYDPILSDKPDLQSPNIPQILDMREIEFPLNHLFYIDNLHHLPNEFNSSFFLPNPVAPINQGDPLSYFSSPLSELDWNQTTIPGKILVYAGNLGKEQSEQIDSNLLQYLNSNGSLGKTNISSVIRIGGTPSVNTEVDYIPRVSYIEFLKQIQTSEFVLTYFGQTMMESLGYGKKVCLIGITPIHESLGQFAEKELGIPYLGSFSELNGNNQFPNVFPHLKIKLVRDAHLKILKWLESIYES; encoded by the coding sequence ATGAGTGGTATACTTTCAACGCGTGATTGTTTTGCCTTTATTCAGGCAAGACTAGGTTCCACAAGATTTCCAAAAAAGATTTTAAAATCCATCCCAGAAGGATCCAATACTTCAGTTCTTTGTCATATTCATAACCGTCTTTCCTCAATTTTTCCCCAAGCGCAGATTGTTTTTTTAGTTCCTGAAGGGGATACAGAACTCATTGCATTTCTTCAACAAAGAAACTTCCAATACTTCGTTGGATCAGAAACGGATGTTCGAGATAGATTTCGAAAAGCTTGCCTTCATTTCCAAGCAAAACATATTTTCCGCCTAACAGGAGATAATCCCTTTATCGATTTAGAGTCTATACGTTATTTGTACGAAGCGATTACCTATATTTCTGATTCTTATTATAGTCTTTCGATGATTGGTTTGCCCTTGGGAATGGGTGTAGAATGTTTTTCTGCAAATTCTCTATTGTTTGATTTAGAAGGCAAAGCTCTCGAACGTCATACGGAACATGTTTCTCTTCATATCAAAGAACATCCTGAAATTCATAAACAATTTCGTTTGTCTCCGGCTCATCTCCATCAGTTCACAGATGTAAATCCAAGTTCTCTTCGAATCACTGTTGATGAATCCAAAGATTATGAACTGGTTTGTTCCTTGTGGGAAAGGTTAGGAACGAAAGATCCTTACTTTGGTGCCAAAGAAGTGATCCAACTTGCAAAAGACCAACCAGAAGTTTTTCTGGTGAACGCTTCTGTGGAACAAGTTACTTTTTCTTTACCTAAACCAAATCGAGATTCCAAACAAGTGCGAATAGTTTATGGTGAACCTTCTCTTTTTGGAAGTGGACATTGGGAGCGATGTAAATCATTATCCGTATTTTTAGAAATGAATGGATATGATCCAATACTTTCTGACAAACCAGATCTACAATCTCCAAATATACCGCAGATTCTGGATATGAGAGAAATTGAATTTCCCTTAAACCATTTGTTTTATATCGATAATCTCCATCACTTGCCAAACGAATTCAATTCTAGTTTTTTTCTACCAAATCCTGTAGCACCAATCAATCAGGGAGATCCTTTATCTTATTTTAGTTCTCCACTTTCTGAATTGGATTGGAACCAAACCACCATCCCAGGGAAAATTCTTGTGTATGCAGGCAATTTAGGAAAAGAACAATCAGAACAAATTGATTCCAATCTATTACAATATCTTAATTCGAATGGTTCTCTTGGAAAAACTAATATAAGTTCGGTGATCCGCATAGGAGGAACACCTTCCGTCAATACGGAAGTAGATTATATCCCTCGAGTTTCTTATATTGAATTTTTAAAACAAATTCAAACTTCTGAATTCGTTCTTACTTACTTTGGCCAAACGATGATGGAATCTCTTGGTTATGGTAAAAAAGTTTGTTTGATTGGGATCACACCTATCCATGAATCTTTGGGTCAATTTGCTGAAAAAGAATTAGGAATTCCCTATTTAGGATCTTTTTCTGAATTAAACGGAAACAATCAATTTCCTAATGTTTTTCCTCATTTAAAAATAAAATTAGTTCGCGATGCTCACTTAAAAATTTTGAAATGGTTAGAATCTATTTATGAAAGCTAA
- a CDS encoding aspartate kinase, whose amino-acid sequence MSSKIVVQKYGGTSVGDTTKIQNVAKRIKRYHDEGQKVAVVVSAMGHTTDELVDLADQISKNPPKREMDMLLSTGEQVSIALLAIALNEIGVPAQSFTGSQLKILTDGNFSNGKIEMIDRSRIDEAFNKGKVVIVAGFQGIDKDENIVTLGRGGSDTSAVALAAALGADECEIYTDVDGVYTADPRKIPTAKMHKQITYEEMLELASLGAGVLHSRSVELGMNYNVVIHVRSSFHDKPGTLVMSEDKIMEKMKVSGVTAKGDQARVTIADVKDKPGIAAELFTQLANKDVIVDVIVQSSPRDGINTISFTIAKKDISAAKPIIDAYAKDHGNGKAEIDENISIVSAVGVGMKSHVGVAAKMFQSLAEKNINIEMISTSEIKISCVIKQNQAEDAVKALHTTFIG is encoded by the coding sequence ATGTCATCGAAAATCGTTGTCCAAAAATACGGTGGAACCTCCGTTGGTGACACCACTAAAATCCAAAATGTGGCCAAACGTATCAAACGTTACCACGACGAAGGTCAGAAAGTTGCCGTTGTTGTTTCTGCAATGGGACATACTACTGACGAACTTGTCGACTTGGCTGACCAAATTTCCAAAAATCCTCCCAAACGAGAAATGGACATGTTGCTTTCGACAGGCGAACAAGTGTCGATCGCTCTTCTTGCCATTGCTTTAAATGAAATTGGAGTACCTGCCCAATCCTTTACCGGTTCCCAATTAAAAATCTTAACGGATGGAAACTTCTCCAATGGAAAGATCGAAATGATTGATCGATCTCGCATTGATGAAGCCTTTAACAAGGGAAAGGTGGTCATAGTTGCGGGTTTTCAAGGAATTGATAAAGACGAAAATATTGTCACCTTGGGACGTGGAGGAAGTGATACTTCTGCCGTGGCTCTTGCAGCAGCACTTGGTGCTGATGAATGTGAAATATATACAGATGTAGACGGTGTTTATACCGCCGATCCAAGAAAAATTCCTACTGCAAAGATGCACAAACAGATCACTTACGAAGAAATGTTGGAACTTGCAAGCCTTGGTGCTGGAGTCCTTCACTCTCGAAGTGTTGAATTAGGTATGAACTATAACGTGGTGATCCACGTAAGATCCAGTTTCCACGACAAACCGGGAACTTTAGTGATGAGTGAGGACAAAATTATGGAAAAAATGAAAGTGAGTGGAGTGACTGCCAAAGGTGACCAAGCTCGAGTAACCATTGCCGATGTTAAAGACAAACCAGGAATTGCAGCAGAGTTATTCACACAATTAGCGAATAAAGATGTAATCGTGGATGTGATTGTTCAATCCTCACCAAGAGATGGAATCAATACCATTTCCTTTACCATTGCTAAAAAAGATATTTCTGCAGCGAAACCAATCATTGATGCTTATGCAAAAGATCATGGAAATGGAAAAGCAGAAATTGATGAAAATATTTCGATCGTATCGGCGGTTGGTGTGGGAATGAAATCTCACGTAGGTGTGGCAGCGAAGATGTTCCAATCCCTTGCGGAAAAAAACATCAATATTGAAATGATCTCTACTTCAGAGATTAAAATTTCTTGTGTCATCAAACAAAACCAAGCAGAAGACGCAGTAAAGGCTTTACACACTACGTTCATCGGATAA
- a CDS encoding putative peptidyl-prolyl cis-trans isomerase → MQKGSRVARVFVLFFASVFIFSLFFTPLISLSSYESLNSVLAIVGPRSISSLDYEEGVERYKNLSRFFPNYRKKGSLHSQVIDFLIDRAVVDNVADEESVQVNEKRIEAEIQKRMEAQGITDLEQFKKSVQVQFNLPYEVWLEDLPYQIKKGQLLQIKVSPPLPSEQEVQSWYNKNKAKVGSEFKFREIVFSPANSSIDEESRVFNELTEIRNKSLKDPSFFKLVASGPRNESRYRLNGGLVNWVPTFELYKSQPTTASVLAQVGGQGKISEVFRDDRKRYCLVFVEGMRPTPLDAVRKGIQGFLFREKEQTSFEEWVSNTRKNTSISIFDPIYIKEHNINNPEEKYNTD, encoded by the coding sequence ATGCAAAAAGGATCACGAGTGGCTCGAGTTTTCGTTTTATTTTTTGCATCGGTTTTTATCTTTAGCCTTTTTTTTACCCCTCTCATCAGTTTAAGTTCTTACGAATCCCTAAATTCCGTTTTAGCCATTGTTGGACCAAGGTCCATTTCAAGTTTGGATTATGAAGAAGGAGTCGAACGTTATAAAAACCTATCTCGTTTTTTTCCCAACTATCGCAAAAAAGGTTCTCTACATTCGCAAGTCATCGATTTTCTTATTGATAGAGCTGTAGTAGACAATGTTGCAGATGAGGAATCCGTTCAGGTAAACGAAAAACGTATCGAAGCTGAAATTCAAAAAAGAATGGAAGCACAAGGAATCACCGACTTAGAACAATTTAAAAAATCAGTCCAAGTCCAATTTAACTTACCTTATGAAGTTTGGTTAGAAGATTTACCTTACCAAATTAAAAAAGGACAACTATTACAAATTAAAGTTAGTCCTCCCTTACCTTCGGAACAAGAAGTTCAATCATGGTATAACAAAAACAAGGCGAAGGTAGGTTCGGAATTCAAATTTCGAGAGATTGTTTTTTCACCAGCCAATTCATCCATCGATGAAGAATCAAGAGTGTTCAATGAACTTACAGAAATTCGAAATAAATCTTTAAAAGATCCTTCCTTTTTTAAGTTAGTAGCCTCTGGTCCCAGAAACGAATCTCGATATCGTTTGAATGGGGGACTTGTCAATTGGGTTCCCACTTTTGAATTGTATAAATCGCAACCAACTACTGCTTCCGTATTGGCACAAGTTGGTGGTCAGGGAAAAATATCTGAAGTGTTCCGAGACGATCGCAAAAGATACTGTTTAGTTTTTGTTGAAGGAATGAGACCTACGCCGCTTGATGCTGTGAGAAAAGGTATTCAAGGATTTTTATTTAGAGAAAAAGAACAAACTTCCTTTGAAGAATGGGTATCCAATACAAGAAAAAATACTTCTATCTCCATCTTTGATCCCATTTATATAAAAGAACATAACATCAATAATCCGGAAGAAAAATACAATACTGATTGA
- a CDS encoding acyl-CoA desaturase — protein MNSSSTVEPVVKEQAPLLFLILFFLVQATVLTIFTVPFSWSLVWLAVGSYFLRMFGITAAYHRYFSHASFKTSRVFQFILAWIGAMSMQKGPLWWAAHHRNHHKYSDTEKDIHSPSRKGFWYSHMLWFLRNDYNDYEAKLIPDFYKYPELRFLDRYHWIAPLSYAILLYLVGGWAWLVYGYAVSTFFLGHATWTINSLSHVFGSVRYDSRDTSKNNLWLALLTMGEGWHNNHHYYCSSANQGFYWYEIDISYYILKVLSWFGIVWDLKKPPKKVLEEGILRDREQKESKRSLRVKQTEKVKNKVGVLST, from the coding sequence ATGAATTCTTCTTCTACCGTTGAGCCAGTTGTCAAAGAACAGGCTCCTTTGCTTTTTTTAATTTTGTTTTTTTTGGTCCAGGCTACCGTCCTTACCATTTTTACCGTTCCCTTTTCTTGGTCCCTAGTTTGGTTAGCTGTTGGATCCTACTTCCTTAGGATGTTTGGAATCACTGCCGCATACCACCGCTATTTTTCCCATGCCTCCTTTAAAACTTCCCGGGTGTTTCAATTCATTTTGGCTTGGATTGGCGCGATGTCCATGCAGAAAGGTCCCCTCTGGTGGGCGGCACACCATAGAAATCACCATAAATACTCAGACACCGAAAAAGACATTCACTCTCCGAGTCGCAAAGGGTTTTGGTACTCCCATATGTTATGGTTTCTAAGAAATGATTATAATGATTACGAAGCAAAACTAATCCCTGACTTTTATAAATATCCTGAGCTTCGTTTTTTAGATCGTTACCATTGGATCGCTCCACTTTCTTATGCCATCTTACTTTACCTAGTCGGTGGTTGGGCTTGGCTTGTTTATGGTTATGCGGTTTCTACTTTCTTTTTGGGACATGCTACCTGGACCATCAATTCGCTTTCCCATGTGTTTGGTTCTGTGCGATATGATTCTAGAGATACCAGCAAAAATAATCTTTGGCTTGCCCTTCTGACCATGGGAGAAGGTTGGCATAACAATCATCATTATTACTGCTCTTCTGCCAACCAAGGTTTCTATTGGTATGAAATAGATATTTCTTATTATATTTTGAAAGTACTCAGTTGGTTTGGAATTGTTTGGGATTTAAAAAAACCACCTAAGAAAGTTTTGGAGGAAGGAATCCTCCGCGACCGTGAACAAAAAGAATCAAAACGTTCGTTACGAGTAAAACAGACAGAAAAGGTAAAAAATAAAGTGGGAGTACTTTCTACTTAA